A genomic region of Enterococcus sp. 12C11_DIV0727 contains the following coding sequences:
- a CDS encoding DUF4129 domain-containing transglutaminase family protein — MKNSLKERWPFALLSFFILITTALPFLKVYNLAQANTFFFVGMLALVCSMTLLVKNQLVILPFYMLSYSFTLYYYFPFSRSFGFSWFGVFVQKMLVTYPKMISGEINYLPDFFALAIILFLLILLNVLLIRYERWLLGTLLLIGYLLMLSVFNRLNLGLHVILITSFAILFYGLKHTPNWLAKQVKLKLFLLSSTALFLIAVGSYFFPVLFPRSQIFLITQTASIRDYVNQQGIYQKIEGYGSDSLATAGFSENNAQLGGPLSDDRSVLFTAKQTSEHYWRVETKNYYTGKGWKNTSEIVTTAVEQPLILATNPEYQGTLAAETSITLTFNAPKDYLPYPYGTISLQLNELGKVEQIKDKQRINLMSKPKSIQFTWQKPTFTQESLMQVPYQISLDEQNSQIPVTTPSRIKELAISITENQVTLYDKVKAVEHYLKQEGGYRYSKTDTPFTPQNEDYVDHFLFESKVGYCDNFSSAMIILLRSIGISSRWTKGFSPGELTRSENAGYQEYAIKNSDAHSWPEVYFEGYGWIPFEPTPSFTNEVSQTTTTTTSSSEKTIESLAETTVSSETKNQTEATSSNSEPVTKKSTQDSVSSPWLQVLRNIAIGLLIILLVVGSFFLKKYFFLLRFSLTLKLYPKQFAKAYSLLLRKAEHILPRQLDEPLTSYAQRFEHAYVQFHGSFIQLTELYEQDLYGDIKAKKVDYAGLLKHTAELLTRLK, encoded by the coding sequence TTGAAAAATAGTCTAAAAGAAAGATGGCCTTTTGCACTGCTCAGTTTTTTTATCTTAATAACAACTGCTCTGCCTTTTTTAAAAGTCTATAATCTAGCCCAGGCAAACACATTCTTTTTCGTTGGGATGTTGGCATTGGTTTGTTCTATGACTTTACTTGTCAAAAACCAATTAGTTATTTTACCGTTTTATATGCTTAGTTATTCGTTCACACTTTACTATTATTTCCCTTTTTCTCGATCATTCGGCTTTTCTTGGTTCGGTGTTTTTGTTCAGAAAATGCTCGTCACCTATCCAAAAATGATTAGCGGGGAAATTAATTACTTACCTGATTTTTTTGCTTTGGCGATTATTTTGTTTTTACTTATTTTATTAAATGTACTCTTGATCCGTTATGAGCGGTGGCTACTCGGCACTTTGTTGTTGATTGGTTATTTGCTTATGTTGTCGGTGTTTAATCGTTTAAATTTAGGGCTTCACGTTATTTTGATCACAAGTTTTGCCATTCTTTTTTATGGATTGAAACACACGCCGAATTGGTTGGCTAAACAAGTCAAATTGAAGCTATTTTTATTAAGTAGTACTGCGCTGTTCCTGATTGCTGTCGGCTCGTATTTCTTTCCTGTGCTATTTCCTCGATCACAGATTTTTTTAATTACGCAAACTGCAAGCATTCGTGATTACGTAAATCAACAAGGAATCTATCAAAAAATTGAGGGTTATGGCAGTGACTCTTTGGCTACAGCTGGTTTTAGTGAAAATAACGCTCAATTAGGCGGACCTTTGTCAGATGATCGATCGGTACTTTTCACTGCCAAACAGACCAGTGAGCATTATTGGCGTGTGGAAACCAAAAATTACTATACTGGAAAAGGTTGGAAGAATACTTCTGAAATAGTCACAACAGCTGTAGAACAACCCTTGATTCTCGCTACAAATCCTGAATATCAAGGGACTTTAGCTGCTGAAACAAGCATCACATTGACTTTTAACGCACCAAAAGACTATTTGCCTTATCCTTACGGAACAATTTCACTCCAACTTAACGAGCTTGGAAAGGTAGAACAAATCAAAGATAAACAACGGATCAATCTTATGTCGAAGCCTAAATCGATTCAGTTTACTTGGCAAAAACCTACATTTACACAAGAATCGTTGATGCAAGTACCTTATCAAATTTCTCTGGATGAACAGAATAGTCAAATTCCCGTGACTACACCCAGTCGTATCAAAGAGTTAGCTATTTCAATTACTGAAAATCAAGTCACTCTTTACGATAAGGTCAAAGCCGTTGAACACTATCTAAAGCAAGAGGGTGGTTATCGCTATTCAAAAACGGATACACCTTTTACTCCACAAAATGAGGATTATGTTGATCACTTTCTTTTTGAGTCAAAAGTTGGTTATTGTGATAATTTCTCCAGTGCTATGATAATCTTACTTCGATCAATCGGTATTTCTAGTCGTTGGACAAAGGGATTTTCACCTGGGGAACTCACGCGCTCTGAAAATGCGGGATATCAAGAATATGCCATTAAAAATAGCGATGCTCATTCTTGGCCGGAAGTTTACTTTGAAGGATATGGTTGGATCCCGTTTGAACCCACACCAAGTTTTACCAACGAAGTTAGTCAAACTACAACGACAACTACTTCTAGCTCAGAAAAGACAATTGAAAGCTTAGCAGAAACCACTGTATCTTCTGAAACAAAAAATCAAACTGAAGCTACTTCTAGTAATTCAGAGCCTGTCACTAAAAAAAGCACACAAGATTCTGTAAGTAGCCCATGGCTTCAAGTTTTACGTAATATAGCTATTGGCTTATTAATTATCTTATTAGTAGTCGGCAGTTTCTTTTTGAAAAAGTACTTTTTCTTGCTACGTTTTAGCCTGACTCTAAAGCTTTATCCAAAGCAGTTTGCTAAAGCTTACTCGTTATTATTACGCAAAGCAGAGCATATTTTACCGCGACAGCTCGATGAACCCTTAACTAGTTATGCTCAACGGTTTGAGCATGCGTATGTACAATTTCACGGTAGTTTCATCCAATTGACGGAGTTATATGAGCAGGATTTATATGGCGATATAAAAGCTAAAAAAGTGGATTATGCAGGGCTATTGAAGCATACAGCTGAATTGTTGACTCGTTTGAAGTAA